The Ailuropoda melanoleuca isolate Jingjing chromosome 9, ASM200744v2, whole genome shotgun sequence genome includes a region encoding these proteins:
- the LOC100484151 gene encoding arpin isoform X3, which produces MSSYKMEAKGDTDRLTPEALKALVQKPELLALTESLTPDQTVAFWMPESEMEAMELELGAGVRLKTRGDGPFLESLAKLEAGTVTKCNFAGDGKTGASWTDNIMAQKSSEGATAETREQGDGAEDEEWDD; this is translated from the exons ATGTCATCCTACA AGATGGAAGCAAAGGGGGACACCGACAGACTCACGCCCGAGGCGCTGAAGGCACTGGTACAAAAGCCAGAGCTGCTGGCGCTGACGGAGAGCCTTACCCCCGACCAGACAGTGGCGTTCTGGATGCCTGAGTCAGAGATGGAGGCaatggagctggagctgggggccGGGGTACGGCTGAAAACTCGAGGTGACGGCCCCTTCCTGG AGTCATTAGCCAAACTTGAGGCTGGAACAGTGACCAAGTGTAATTTTGCTGGTGATGGAAAGACAGGGGCATCCTGGACAGACAACATCATGGCCCAGAAGTCTTCGGAGGGAGCCACAGCGGAGACTCGAGAGCAGGGGGACGGGGCAGAGGACGAGGAGTGG GACGACTGA